One stretch of Longimicrobium sp. DNA includes these proteins:
- a CDS encoding GMC family oxidoreductase N-terminal domain-containing protein has translation MTLTSAQLTTLEALCRRMVPLPDEPDPSAAALARAVEARLAGMDPEQGRLVARLLAALDHPATAALTCGVPVRFTRMAAARQDAWLRGWETSRVPARRTVFQALRRLVLSTHYARPAAFPRMGYLGPLHERGPAFPWEGPLPGTAADDEPVARERPEGPRVPRIAPPRLDPVADPWARGMTEGARLPADTRVRADVCVVGTGAGGAVAAARLAEAGYEVVVLEEGGFWRGEDFTEREAEMTPLLYADGGARATDDLAVPMLQGRGVGGGTTVNWLIMLRTPGWVLEEWAAEHGLAGMSAAELAPEFERVEEETHTRAVPDDAHNPPNRALLDGARALGWSARAVRINAKGCVRSGFCGLGCRYDARQGTAAVHVPAALAAGARLFTDARAERVEVAEAGGRAPLKRVHAAVLDRATGRPRGGLVVEAPVVILAAGAVGTPALLQRSGLGGGGVGRFLRLHPTTVVAGRYEREMYCAGGVSLSAVCDEFLRTGGDAYGFWIECPPFYPALAAVALPGFGAPHAELMGHFRQTAPFIVLARDGADRARSNGEVAVNRRGSVRIRYRLGPRERELLRRGMKAAARIHFAAGAAEATTVHVDPCRMTSPAELAGIDRRPVGPNQLGVLSAHVNGTCRLGTDPATSGCTPDGERHGVPGLYVVDGSILPTAPGVNPQETIMALASVLAARISARHPAGRMGSAGTLAATGQARVEGG, from the coding sequence ATGACCCTCACCTCCGCGCAGCTCACCACGCTCGAGGCGCTCTGCCGGCGGATGGTCCCCCTGCCGGACGAGCCGGACCCCTCGGCCGCCGCGCTCGCCCGCGCGGTGGAGGCGCGCCTGGCCGGGATGGACCCGGAGCAGGGGCGGCTGGTCGCGCGGCTCCTCGCCGCGCTCGACCACCCGGCCACGGCCGCGCTCACCTGCGGCGTGCCGGTCCGCTTCACCCGCATGGCGGCGGCGCGGCAGGACGCGTGGCTGCGCGGCTGGGAGACGAGCCGCGTCCCCGCACGGCGCACGGTGTTCCAGGCGCTGCGCCGGCTGGTGCTCTCCACCCACTACGCCCGCCCCGCGGCGTTCCCGCGCATGGGCTACCTGGGCCCGCTGCACGAGCGCGGGCCCGCCTTCCCCTGGGAGGGCCCGCTCCCCGGCACGGCGGCGGACGACGAGCCCGTCGCGCGCGAGAGACCCGAGGGCCCGCGCGTGCCGCGCATCGCCCCGCCGCGGCTGGACCCGGTGGCGGACCCCTGGGCGCGCGGAATGACGGAGGGCGCGCGGCTCCCGGCGGACACGCGCGTGCGGGCGGACGTCTGCGTGGTGGGCACCGGCGCGGGGGGCGCGGTGGCGGCGGCGCGGCTGGCCGAGGCGGGGTACGAGGTGGTGGTGCTGGAGGAGGGCGGCTTCTGGCGCGGCGAGGACTTCACCGAGCGCGAGGCCGAGATGACGCCCCTCCTCTACGCCGACGGCGGCGCCCGCGCCACGGACGACCTGGCGGTGCCGATGCTCCAGGGGCGCGGGGTGGGCGGGGGGACCACGGTCAACTGGTTGATCATGCTCCGCACGCCCGGGTGGGTGCTGGAGGAGTGGGCGGCGGAGCACGGGCTGGCCGGCATGTCGGCGGCGGAGCTGGCGCCGGAGTTCGAGCGGGTGGAGGAGGAGACGCACACCCGCGCGGTGCCGGACGACGCGCACAACCCGCCCAACCGGGCGCTGCTGGACGGCGCGCGGGCGCTGGGGTGGAGCGCGCGCGCCGTGCGGATCAACGCGAAGGGGTGCGTGCGCTCGGGCTTCTGCGGGCTGGGGTGCCGCTACGACGCCAGGCAGGGGACGGCGGCCGTGCACGTCCCCGCGGCGCTGGCGGCGGGGGCGCGGCTCTTCACTGACGCGCGGGCGGAGCGGGTGGAGGTGGCGGAGGCCGGCGGGCGGGCGCCGCTCAAGCGCGTCCACGCCGCGGTGCTGGACCGGGCGACGGGGCGGCCGCGCGGGGGGCTGGTGGTCGAGGCGCCGGTCGTCATCCTGGCCGCGGGGGCGGTGGGGACGCCCGCGCTCCTGCAGCGCTCGGGGCTGGGGGGCGGGGGCGTGGGGCGCTTCCTGCGGCTGCACCCGACGACCGTGGTGGCCGGGCGCTACGAGCGGGAGATGTACTGCGCGGGCGGCGTCTCGCTCTCGGCCGTCTGCGACGAGTTCCTGCGCACGGGGGGCGACGCGTACGGCTTCTGGATCGAGTGCCCGCCGTTCTACCCGGCGCTGGCGGCGGTGGCGCTCCCCGGCTTCGGGGCGCCGCACGCGGAGCTGATGGGGCACTTCCGGCAGACGGCGCCCTTCATCGTGCTGGCGCGCGACGGGGCGGACCGGGCGCGGTCGAACGGCGAGGTGGCGGTCAACCGCCGCGGTAGCGTGCGCATCCGCTACCGGCTGGGGCCGCGCGAGCGCGAGCTGCTCCGGCGGGGGATGAAGGCGGCGGCACGCATCCACTTCGCGGCCGGGGCGGCGGAGGCCACGACGGTGCACGTGGACCCGTGCCGGATGACTTCTCCCGCGGAGTTGGCGGGGATCGACCGGCGGCCGGTGGGGCCCAACCAGCTCGGCGTCCTCTCGGCGCACGTGAACGGTACCTGCCGCCTGGGGACCGATCCGGCGACCAGCGGGTGCACGCCGGACGGGGAGCGCCACGGGGTGCCGGGGCTCTACGTGGTGGACGGGTCGATCCTGCCCACGGCGCCGGGGGTGAACCCGCAGGAGACGATCATGGCGCTGGCCTCGGTGCTG